A window of Pullulanibacillus sp. KACC 23026 genomic DNA:
ACCTTAATCTTAAATGGCTGCTTAACCATTCTGTTGTTCTATCCTTTACGGCGCTTTCTTTTGCAGCTTGTTCCTGATCAAACTGAAGAATAGAGAAGGAAAAAGTCATCCCCATGTTGAATATAGAAAGTGTTGAGGTGAACGTGATCATGTCTAAAAACCATCCGCTCGTGACGATCAAGGGCAAAAAAGATGGATTGATTTTACAATTGGATGACCAGTGTTCTTATACAGATTTAATTCAAGAGCTGAAACAAAAACTATCTGCTCGGAATCAAGCCTACAGCGATGGTCCGTTGATCTCGGTAAAGGTCGTGACGGGAAACCGTTATTTGACAAAGCCGCAACAGGAAGAAATACAGTCGCTTATTCGTGCTGAAAAAAGCCTGTTTGTAGCAGAGGTGGAATCGAACGTCATTACCAAGGAGGAAAGTGAAGCACTCCTTAAAAATCAGCAATTAACACCGCTCATTAAAATGATTCGTTCGGGGCAGGTGCTCGAGGTCACCGGAGATTTACTGCTTATTGGGGATGTTAACTCTGGAGCCAAAGTGACTGCAACGGGAAACATCTACATTCTAGGTGTTTTAAGAGGTGTTGCACATGCTGGCCTTGGTGGTTATCGGGATAAAATCATTGCAGCTTCTGTGATGAAACCGTCCCAACTCATAATTGGAGATATCATGAACCGCTCTCCAGAAGAGCCGGAAGAATCCAATTTTGATCCGAATAGAGGGGACCATTTAATGGAAAGCGCATTTGTTGACCCAGAAACCGAGCAAATAGTCATCGATCGGTTGAACACCTTATTTCGGCGATCGAAAGTTGAAAATTAGGGTATGGTAGAGGAGTGTTAGTGATGGGGGAAGCCATAGTCATCACGTCAGGTAAAGGCGGCGTGGGGAAAACGACAACAACTGCCAATATAGGCACGGTTCTTGCCCTGTTAGGGAAAAAGGTCTGCTTGGTAGATACTGATATAGGTCTTCGTAATCTCGATGTTCTAATGGGATTAGAAAATCGAATTATTTATGATATTGTGGATGTGGCAGAAGGCCGCTGTAAGCTTCATCAGACGTTAATTACTGATAAACGATTTGATTATTTGAAGTTTTTACCCGCTGCTCAAGCAAAGGACAAGACGGCCATTCAACCCGAGCAAATGAAAGCTATTATTGATGAGCTTAAGCGGGACTTTGATTATATTGTGATCGATTGTCCGGCTGGTATTGAGCAAGGGTTTAAAAATGCCGTTGTCGGAGCCGATCAAGCCATCGTTGTGACGACACCCGAAAAGTCAGCGGTTCGGGATGCTGACCGGGTTATTGGGTTACTTGAACAAGAAGAGCATATCCAATCACCGCGTTTAATTGTGAACCGGATCAAAAATCATATGGTTAAGTCAGGGGACATGCTGACGGTAGATGAGATCACGGATGTTCTCGCTATTGATCTCTTAGGGATTGTGTTTGATGATGAAGCGGTTATTGCCGCCAGCAACCGCGGAGAACCGATTGCCCTAAAACCAACCACGCAAGCAGCGATTGCCTATCGTAATATTGGCCGACGCATTCTCGGGGAATCGGTTCCTTTGATGTCTTCCAATGAGAACAAAGGTTTTTTCAAGAAAATGAAACAAATGCTAGGAATGCGATAACTAAAAATTTTCCAAGGACCAAAGGGGATTCTCTCTTTTTGGTCCTTTTTGTTATTGCGGAGGTCTGTCCCACTAAAGACTTCTAGATTGGCATATCTTGTCCGATTGTCGCATAACCATTAAGTAATAAATGGGATAAGAAAAGGATGATCGGGATGGACCGAATTGAAGAAATAAGAAGACGTCACCGCAATCGGAA
This region includes:
- the minD gene encoding septum site-determining protein MinD, which gives rise to MGEAIVITSGKGGVGKTTTTANIGTVLALLGKKVCLVDTDIGLRNLDVLMGLENRIIYDIVDVAEGRCKLHQTLITDKRFDYLKFLPAAQAKDKTAIQPEQMKAIIDELKRDFDYIVIDCPAGIEQGFKNAVVGADQAIVVTTPEKSAVRDADRVIGLLEQEEHIQSPRLIVNRIKNHMVKSGDMLTVDEITDVLAIDLLGIVFDDEAVIAASNRGEPIALKPTTQAAIAYRNIGRRILGESVPLMSSNENKGFFKKMKQMLGMR
- the minC gene encoding septum site-determining protein MinC, with translation MSKNHPLVTIKGKKDGLILQLDDQCSYTDLIQELKQKLSARNQAYSDGPLISVKVVTGNRYLTKPQQEEIQSLIRAEKSLFVAEVESNVITKEESEALLKNQQLTPLIKMIRSGQVLEVTGDLLLIGDVNSGAKVTATGNIYILGVLRGVAHAGLGGYRDKIIAASVMKPSQLIIGDIMNRSPEEPEESNFDPNRGDHLMESAFVDPETEQIVIDRLNTLFRRSKVEN